A window from Triticum aestivum cultivar Chinese Spring chromosome 6D, IWGSC CS RefSeq v2.1, whole genome shotgun sequence encodes these proteins:
- the LOC123142988 gene encoding bisdemethoxycurcumin synthase, with product MPLKLHSITKLATSDPCPANKSSAPASERSAMGSIGTANGNGIGHGGAAVARRQHAEGPAAMLGIGTANPTGVEVPQNVFAENLFRVTKSDHLTELQQKLTRICEKTGIDKRHFHLTEETLVAHPELYDQDAPSLDSRLAMTVDAVPKLAQCAAAKAIAEWGRPASEITHLVFSTYSAWGAPSADLRLATLLGLRPTVNRTILSLHGCYGGGRALGLARELAENNRGARVLVACAEITLVCFGGPDGGNLVGHAIFGDGAGAVIVGAGPFRDGEQSPIFEMVHATQTTLPKTEHVLGMQVSGSGVDFHLAIQVPTLIGQNVERCLLDAFRGGDDEDDDGGAHLPSPLSGNGKWNELFWAVHPGGRQILDNIDKVLQLEPEKLGASRHVLREYGNMSGATIVFVLDELRRRRSLLPEWGAMLAFGPGVTIETMVLRCPR from the exons ATGCCATTGAAGCTTCATTCGATCACAAAGCTAGCGACTAGTGATCCCTGCCCAGCAAACAAGAGTAGTGCTCCTGCTTCCGAAAGATCGGCCATGGGAAGCATCGGAACCGCCAACGGCAACGGGATCGGGCACGGTGGTGCCGCGGTGGCGCGGCGGCAGCACGCCGAAGGCCCCGCGGCCATGCTCGGCATCGGCACGGCGAACCCGACCGGCGTCGAGGTGCCCCAGAACGTCTTCGCCGAGAACCTCTTCCGCGTCACCAAGAGCGACCACCTCACTGAGCTCCAGCAGAAGCTGACCAGAATCT GCGAGAAGACGGGCATCGACAAGCGCCACTTCCACCTGACGGAGGAGACGCTGGTGGCGCACCCGGAGCTGTACGACCAAGACGCGCCGTCGCTGGACAGCCGCCTCGCCATGACCGTCGACGCCGTGCCGAAGCTGGCGCAGTGCGCGGCGGCCAAGGCCATTGCCGAGTGGGGCCGCCCGGCGAGCGAGATCACCCACCTCGTCTTCAGCACCTACTCCGCCTGGGGCGCCCCGAGCGCCGACCTGCGGCTCGCCACGCTGCTCGGCCTCCGCCCCACTGTCAACCGCACCATCCTCAGCCTCCACGGCTGCTACGGCGGCGGCCGGGCGCTGGGCCTCGCCAGGGAGCTCGCCGAGAACAACCGCGGCGCGCGCGTCCTCGTGGCCTGCGCCGAGATCACGCTCGTCTGCTTCGGCGGGCCCGACGGCGGCAACCTCGTCGGCCACGCCATCTTCGGGGACGGCGCCGGCGCGGTCATCGTCGGCGCCGGGCCCTTCCGCGACGGCGAGCAGAGCCCCATCTTCGAGATGGTCCACGCCACGCAGACCACGCTGCCCAAGACCGAGCACGTGCTCGGCATGCAGGTCTCCGGCAGCGGCGTCGACTTCCACCTCGCCATCCAGGTGCCCACGCTCATCGGGCAGAACGTGGAGCGCTGCCTCCTCGACGCGTTCCGGGGAGgagacgacgaggacgacgacggtGGTGCTCATCTCCCATCGCCGTTATCTGGGAACGGGAAGTGGAACGAGCTCTTCTGGGCGGTGCACCCAGGTGGCCGTCAGATCCTGGACAACATAGACAAGGTGCTCCAGCTGGAGCCGGAGAAGCTGGGCGCCAGCCGGCACGTGCTCCGCGAGTACGGCAACATGAGCGGCGCGACCATCGTCTTCGTGCTCGACGAGCTGCGCCGGCGCCGGAGCCTGCTGCCGGAGTGGGGCGCCATGCTGGCCTTCGGGCCCGGAGTCACAATTGAGACCATGGTGCTCCGCTGTCCACGCTAG
- the LOC123142989 gene encoding putative F-box protein At1g30920: protein MPPGRGRRARTEQHHPPETGRRDEGAPSRPTPPFPAFAPQGRRTKRPRQPPAASLPFAEILSRVPYRSLCRFRCVSKAWRVLCSHRAIERRVPQTLSGFFHTHHSDGGLRFSNLPGGGAPLVNASLPFLRRRYASVKLEQCSSSLLLCKCRESEEVEECDYVVCNPMTGQWTVLPPIVWQDEEDGEPAYFKVVQPFLGFDPAVPSRFVVFSPLVEVCDDVAIYLSETGRWTRNSEWGDNSEYPSFSAECAFLNGMMHFLHLVIEEPIIAVVDVEGDVCGEIALPEGMEDASSGYSSIGYSQGKLHAWYMHPHYYELSVWVLEDYASEKWTLKHTVDVPELFGRESAEEDCDEEDRTYKYEMFAIHPEHNLIFLTDWKEVNLSYDMDSKEVHLMCTSGDFLGGLPFIPSFADLVVG, encoded by the exons ATGCCGCCAGGACGAGGCCGGCGTGCGCGCACGGAGCAGCACCACCCGCCGGAGACCGGCCGCCGCGACGAGGGTGCTCCGTCCCGTCCCACGCCGCCGTTCCCCGCCTTCGCACCTCAG GGGAGGAGGACGAAAAGGCCGAGGCAGCCGCCGGCGGCGAGCCTCCCCTTCGCCGAGATCCTGTCGCGGGTGCCGTACCGGTCGCTGTGCCGCTTCCGGTGCGTGTCCAAGGCGTGGCGAGTCCTCTGCTCCCACCGGGCCATCGAAAGGAGGGTGCCGCAGACCCTCTCCGGATTCTTCCACACCCACCACTCGGACGGCGGCCTCCGTTTCAGCAATCTGCCCGGGGGAGGCGCCCCTCTGGTCAACGCTTCGCTCCCTTTCCTCCGCAGGAGGTACGCAAGCGTCAAGCTCGAACAATGCAGCAGCAGCCTTCTTCTCTGCAAATGCCGGGAATCGGAGGAAGTCGAGGAATGCGATTACGTCGTGTGCAATCCTATGACCGGGCAGTGGACCGTGCTGCCTCCTATAGTATGGCAGGATGAAGAGGATGGTGAACCTGCGTATTTCAAAGTGGTGCAGCCCTTCCTGGGTTTCGACCCGGCCGTTCCGTCCCGCTTTGTGGTGTTTTCGCCCCTTGTTGAGGTGTGCGACGATGTGGCGATATACTTGTCGGAAACTGGGCGATGGACTCGCAACAGTGAGTGGGGGGATAACAGCGAGTATCCTTCTTTTTCTGCAGAATGTGCCTTCCTGAATGGCATGATGCATTTTCTGCATTTGGTGATCGAGGAACCTATAATAGCCGTTGTGGACGTAGAGGGGGATGTTTGTGGGGAAATTGCTTTGCCGGAAGGAATGGAAGACGCCAGTTCTGGTTATAGTTCAATTGGGTACTCTCAGGGGAAATTGCATGCCTGGTATATGCATCCTCATTATTACGAACTCTCTGTGTGGGTACTTGAGGATTATGCTAGTGAAAAGTGGACCCTAAAGCACACCGTTGACGTTCCAGAACTTTTTGGAAGGGAATCCGCCGAAGAGGATTGTGACGAAGAGGACAGGACCTATAAGTACGAGATGTTTGCAATTCATCCGGAGCATAATTTGATTTTCCTTACTGACTGGAAGGAGGTGAATCTGTCGTATGATATGGATAGCAAGGAAGTGCATCTTATGTGCACTTCTGGAGATTTCCTGGGTGGCCTACCTTTTATTCCCTCTTTCGCGGATTTGGTTGTCGGATGA